The following are encoded together in the Triticum dicoccoides isolate Atlit2015 ecotype Zavitan chromosome 6B, WEW_v2.0, whole genome shotgun sequence genome:
- the LOC119321201 gene encoding putative protein phosphatase 2C 23 — METLEPIQQTLGEIDKRIPDALRAAFGLEKRASCSSEDAIASFFALYLEPPHHRERRERDGEEPRALRMNWASCYAPRHNEDAHFGHDEAGVVGVADGVGGYRKKGVDAGAFSRGLMTSAFLQVLATESGTPVCPYTLLERAYEETVASAAKGGSTAVILSLAGTALKWAFIGDSAFAVFRDGRLVHRSQRQQRRFNCPFQLKATGKGERVNKADVGQMAVRHGDVVVLGTDGLFDNMFDAELEVVVRMGMALGFSPKNMADVVAGIAYEMSTSKTRDSPYSADSRRLQGDQRRGGKPDDITVVVAFIVSLYS; from the coding sequence ATGGAGACGCTGGAGCCGATCCAGCAAACCCTGGGCGAGATCGACAAACGGATCCCCGACGCCCTccgcgccgcgttcggcctcgagaAACGAGCCTCGTGCTCCTCCGAGGACGCCATCGCCAGCTTCTTCGCGCTGTATCTAGAGCCGCCGCATCATCGGGAGCGCCGCGAGCGCGACGGCGAGGAGCCGCGGGCTCTGAGGATGAACTGGGCCTCATGCTACGCGCCGCGCCACAACGAGGACGCGCACTTCGGGCACGACGAGGCCGGCGTCGTCGGCGTGGCGGACGGCGTCGGCGGGTACCGCAAGAAAGGCGTGGACGCCGGCGCCTTCTCGCGCGGGCTCATGACGAGCGCCTTCCTGCAGGTGCTGGCGACCGAGTCCGGCACGCCCGTCTGCCCGTACACGCTGCTGGAGCGGGCGTACGAGGAGACGGTTGCCTCGGCCGCGAAGGGGGGGTCCACGGCGGTCATCCTCTCGCTCGCCGGCACGGCTCTCAAGTGGGCGTTCATCGGCGACAGCGCGTTCGCCGTGTTCCGAGACGGCAGGCTCGTGCACCGTTCGCAGCGGCAGCAGAGGCGTTTCAACTGCCCGTTCCAGCTCAAAGCAACCGGAAAAGGGGAGCGCGTGAACAAAGCCGACGTCGGGCAGATGGCGGTGAGACACGGGGACGTCGTGGTGCTCGGGACAGACGGGCTGTTCGACAACATGTTCGACGCGGAGCTGGAGGTGGTCGTGCGGATGGGCATGGCGCTGGGCTTCTCGCCCAAGAAcatggcggacgtcgtcgcgggcaTCGCTTACGAGATGTCGACGAGCAAAACCAGAGACTCGCCGTACAGCGCCGACAGCCGGAGGCTACAAGGAGACCAGCGCCGCGGTGGGAAGCCAGACGATATTACTGTCGTCGTCGCGTTCATTGTCTCTCTGTACTCTTGA